CTATCCAAGTGGGACACCTGGCTCAAGGAGCACCAGGACGGCATCCCGTGGAAGATGCTGCCGCGCTCCGAATACGCCGAATACCTGAAGCTGCAAAAGCTGCTCAAGCCGCTGGATGACGACCCCGCCATGAACATGGCCTCCTTCTACGGCCTGGAGGTGCGTGGCAAAGGCGCGCTCTTCATCCTGGATGTCAGCGGCAGCATGAACGCCGACGATCGCATCGGCAAGCTGCACGCGCAGATGAGCAACCTCCTGGCCGTGCTGCAGACCAAGTCCAGCAAGCTGCGCTACGGCATTCTCAGCTTTGGAGAGGATGTGGACTCGTGCTTTCCCGGGCGCGGCATCTCGGTGAACGATGACAAAAACCACAAACAGGCCGTGCAGTTTGTGGAAGGCCTGCAGGCCCGTGGCGGCACCCCCATGTGCGAGGCGCTGAACCACGCCCTGACCCGCATGCTGCCGGAGGGCGGCATCGACGCCATCTACTTTCTCAGCGACGGCCAGCCCAGCGACGGCACCCCCGCCCAGGTGCTGGATCTGGCCCGCCGCATCCACACCCAGTTCAAGGTCCGCATCCACACCATCAGCATCGGCGAAGAGCCCGGCCCCACCCCCGGCGAGCTCTCCCTCCTGCACCAGATCGCCGATGCCTGCGAAGGCACCTTTGTGCTGCCGCCGTGAGCCGCCCTTCCCTGCCCGCCCGGACGCAAAGTTGCCGAGTTGCCGCACCTATGCACGGCAACTTGGCAACTTTCTCCCAGCCCCCTCAAATCGACAAGCACAGGATAGCATGGCGTGGTATCTCATGGTAAATAGAGACATCTCATTGCACTCTGAAAAGCCGATGCACGGCAACTTTCGCACCCCTGAAAGTTGCCGTGGTTTTGCGGTCGATGCCCCCTCTTAAAGCCCCGTAGAAGTCCTCCTTTTTTCTACTTTTCCAGTAGCGTCTGTTTCCATCTCCGGCTTCCCTTGCCCCATGCAAACAGAGATCCAGACCCTCGAAGCCCTGCGGGATGATTGGCGGGCCCTCCAGCCACTGACGGCGGAAAACGAGGCACGCCTGTGGAAAAAGCTGCGCCTGGAGTGGAACTACCACTCCAACCACATCGAGGGCAATACGCTGACCTACGGTGAAACAGAGCTGCTCCTGCTGCATGACCGCACCCACGGCAACCACAGCCATCGCGAGTATCTGGAGATGAAAGCCCACGATGTGGGCATCGAGCACGTGCGCACCCTCGCCGCCGACAAAGACCGCCTCATCTCCGAAGGCGACATCCGTGACCTGAACCGCATCATCCTCAAGGAGCCCTTCTGGAAACAAGCAACAACCGCAAACGGCCAGACCACTCGCAAGGAGATCATCCCCGGCGAGTACAAGACCACCCCCAACAGCGTGCTCCAGGCCACAGGGGAGATCCTGAGCTTTGCCAGCGTGGAGGAAACACCTGCACGCATGAGCGATCTCGTGGCATGGCTGCGAGCGGAGCTGACATCCCCCACCCTGCCCGTCGCAGCATGCATCGCCAAGCTGCATCACGACTTTATCATCATTCATCCCTTTGAGGATGGAAACGGCCGTGTGGCCCGCCTGCTGGTGAACTACGTGCTCATGCGCGGCGGCTGGCTGCCCCTCATCGTCCACACCGAGGAGAAAGAAGACTACCTTACCGCACTTCGCCTGGCCGATGCCGGCGAACTCTCCGCCCTCATGACCTACCTCCAGCGCCGCCTGGAGTGGTCCATGCAGATCGGCATCAAAGCCGCCAAGGGAGAGAGCATCGAAGAGCCAAGCGATCTGGAAAAGGAAGTGGCGATCTTTGTGCGGAATCAGCAGGAAAGTAAGGACAAGGTTGTGTTTCGGTCCCAGGAGGTTTTGCGCCAGCTTTTTGATTTGGGACTTCGTGAGTTTGTTGAAAGGGTGGAGACGAAGCTCAGTAAATTAGTCCCTCTTTTCAGAGATCATCGTGTGACGATTCAACCTCATTTGCCTGCCGCTCAAGGCAATCCAGTGAAGGCCTTGGAACTCATGATTCAAGCAACTGAACATGTATCTTCATTCAGCATGCAGCATGTTTTCCTGCGTTATTTAACTAAAGCTCCCCAGCCGTTCAACGTCTCAGTTACTGCAACTATGACCTTCGATGATAGCCAATACGCACTTAATCTTGCAGGACAGGACTTAATCCGAAGGCGTTACAACAAGCCCGTCCTCCCAGACGAGGCTGAAACTCTGGCCAACAAAGCCTTGGCACATGCCTTCGCTGAGATCAAAAAACTCAGCGGTAGCACAGAATGAGCACTCCTCGGTGGCAACTTGCAGTGGCCCAGCAAGAACGGACTCACCAAGGCCTTCAGACAAAATCAGGTACGCCCACCACGCGCCAGCATCCTGGAATGCGGTGCAGAGATGCGCGGCGCAGGCCTGCATCGGCGGCACCGCTTTCGAGCGTCTCGTGGCAGGCGTAGGTTCCCATGGCTGGCGTGCGCCGTGAGTGGTGGGGTGTTCGTTTGCCTTGAGCCCCTCGCCAAATCATCCGGCCTGCGAAAGCGGTAGCTGCGCTCGTTCCTCGCTCCGCGACCGCACTCCAAAACGCATAGCGCACTCGCAGGGCATGCCCCATCGCTGCCCGCCCCCTAGGCCCCCGAAAAGTTGCCAAGTTGCCGTGTATAGGTGCGGCAACTCGGCAACTTTCTCTTTCACGCTGGCTTGAGACTGTGCACGAGCCAGCCCCCAAAGGCATGGCGTGGCAGCAGCGCGCACCCTGTGGAAGACTTTTGGAGCCCTGAAAGCATGGACGACGGCAACTTTTGCCTCTCAAAAAGTTGCCACAGTTTCCACGCCTGAATGCGGGCAAACGGCCCCGGCTTCGCATGCGCAGTCTCGACCTCAGCGCCGCGCCTACGTGCGGCCTTGCCATTCCATCGCAGGATTCTTTTCGTTTTTTGAGTGAGCGCTTTTCACTTTTTCACTGTCTCTTTCCACCGCCTGCACTACTCTGCCCCCTGTATGAAAATCTTCGCCTCCTTCCTCGCTGTCGTCGTTTTCTCCATCACCGCCTGCCGTGGCAGCGGCGGCCCCATGACCCGTGCCGGACGTGGCGTGGACCACGCCTTTGAAAAGACGGGCGAAGGCATCGCCAAAGTCGGTCGCAAGATCGAGCACACTTTCTGATGCCCGGCCTCCCGGGCACAGCCATGCTCCCAGACAGCACCTTCTTCATCACCGGGCCCACGGCCTCGGGAAAGACGGCGCTTGCCATCGCCCTGGCGCAGCAGGTGGGCGGGGAGATCGTGAATGCAGATGCCTTCCAGCTCTACGCCGGGATGGACCTCCTCACGGCCAAGCCCTCCGCCGCCGAGCTGGCCAGCGTGCCGCACCATCTCTACGGCGTGCTGCCTCTCTCCGAGTCGTGCGATGCCGCGCGCTACCATGCGCTGGCAGT
The sequence above is drawn from the Prosthecobacter vanneervenii genome and encodes:
- a CDS encoding Fic family protein, with the protein product MQTEIQTLEALRDDWRALQPLTAENEARLWKKLRLEWNYHSNHIEGNTLTYGETELLLLHDRTHGNHSHREYLEMKAHDVGIEHVRTLAADKDRLISEGDIRDLNRIILKEPFWKQATTANGQTTRKEIIPGEYKTTPNSVLQATGEILSFASVEETPARMSDLVAWLRAELTSPTLPVAACIAKLHHDFIIIHPFEDGNGRVARLLVNYVLMRGGWLPLIVHTEEKEDYLTALRLADAGELSALMTYLQRRLEWSMQIGIKAAKGESIEEPSDLEKEVAIFVRNQQESKDKVVFRSQEVLRQLFDLGLREFVERVETKLSKLVPLFRDHRVTIQPHLPAAQGNPVKALELMIQATEHVSSFSMQHVFLRYLTKAPQPFNVSVTATMTFDDSQYALNLAGQDLIRRRYNKPVLPDEAETLANKALAHAFAEIKKLSGSTE
- a CDS encoding VWA domain-containing protein, producing the protein MRSPALAFLLLLHTAALPAAEDATVMLKALVKEVRGGKQEALEPLKDLPGGKLAAEAVLSLINDRRVGYGMKLRLAEIVAEWPAGEARQVLAEWLARHPACEDDALMFFSGIRLMEARGYFWSLITQAKPPLSALKDPTRVALAVRALGPYQDNPENVVARIAALLDAANPHVIRACAAEALGGMRSTAGLRALLSCLGDDAIGDSARASLFQLTGQDFGQDLSKWDTWLKEHQDGIPWKMLPRSEYAEYLKLQKLLKPLDDDPAMNMASFYGLEVRGKGALFILDVSGSMNADDRIGKLHAQMSNLLAVLQTKSSKLRYGILSFGEDVDSCFPGRGISVNDDKNHKQAVQFVEGLQARGGTPMCEALNHALTRMLPEGGIDAIYFLSDGQPSDGTPAQVLDLARRIHTQFKVRIHTISIGEEPGPTPGELSLLHQIADACEGTFVLPP